A genome region from Microbacterium sp. CGR2 includes the following:
- the araA gene encoding L-arabinose isomerase, giving the protein MALTTSLDGYEVWFLTGSQHLYGPETLAQVAEQSQEIARLLDESSEVPVKVVWKPVLTDAAAIKRTALEANADDRVIGLVAWMHTFSPAKMWIAGLDALQKPLAHLHTQANVELPWADIDFDFMNLNQAAHGDREFGYIQTRLGVPRKTIVGHASDPRVRRELGTWQRAAAGLAASRSLKLARFGDNMRFVAVTEGDKTEAELRFGVQVNTWGVNELADAVAAASDSDIDALVAEYEELYEVAAELRVGGDRHSSLRDGAAIELGLRSFLEEGGFGAFTTSFEDLGALKQLPGLAVQRLMAEGYGFGAEGDWKTAVLVRIANVMGAGLPGGASLMEDYTYDMTPGDELILGAHMLEVSPSLTTAKPTLEVHPLGIGGKDDPVRLVFTADPGPAVVVALSDMRDRFRLTANVVENVPPRASLPKLPVGRAVWKPQPDFNTSAAAWLTAGAAHHTVMSTAVGIEAFRDFAEMAEVELLVIDDSTTLPEFQKQVRWNQAYYRLAQGL; this is encoded by the coding sequence ATGGCTCTCACCACCTCCCTCGACGGTTACGAGGTCTGGTTCCTCACCGGCAGCCAGCACCTCTACGGCCCGGAGACTCTCGCCCAGGTCGCCGAACAGTCGCAGGAGATCGCGCGTCTCCTCGATGAGTCGTCCGAGGTGCCGGTGAAGGTCGTCTGGAAGCCGGTGCTGACGGATGCCGCCGCCATCAAGCGCACCGCCCTGGAGGCGAACGCCGACGACCGGGTGATCGGGCTCGTCGCCTGGATGCACACGTTCAGCCCCGCCAAGATGTGGATCGCCGGTCTCGACGCGCTGCAGAAGCCGCTCGCGCACCTGCACACGCAGGCGAATGTCGAACTGCCCTGGGCCGACATCGACTTCGACTTCATGAACCTGAACCAGGCCGCGCACGGCGACCGGGAGTTCGGGTACATCCAGACGCGCCTCGGCGTTCCGCGGAAGACGATCGTCGGGCACGCCAGCGACCCCCGGGTTCGCCGTGAACTCGGCACCTGGCAGCGGGCGGCCGCCGGTCTCGCCGCGTCGCGTTCGCTGAAGCTCGCCCGCTTCGGCGACAACATGCGTTTCGTCGCGGTCACCGAGGGTGACAAGACCGAGGCGGAACTGCGGTTCGGCGTGCAGGTGAACACGTGGGGTGTGAACGAGCTGGCGGATGCCGTCGCTGCGGCATCCGACTCCGACATCGACGCGCTCGTGGCCGAGTACGAAGAGCTGTACGAGGTGGCTGCGGAACTCCGCGTCGGCGGCGATCGGCACTCGTCGCTGCGGGACGGTGCCGCGATCGAGCTCGGCCTGCGCTCGTTCCTCGAGGAGGGCGGCTTCGGCGCCTTCACCACGTCGTTCGAGGACCTCGGTGCGTTGAAGCAGCTGCCCGGACTCGCGGTGCAGCGCCTGATGGCTGAAGGGTACGGTTTCGGCGCGGAGGGTGACTGGAAGACCGCTGTCCTCGTCCGCATCGCGAACGTCATGGGTGCCGGCCTCCCCGGTGGGGCGAGCCTCATGGAGGACTACACCTACGACATGACTCCCGGCGACGAGCTCATCCTGGGCGCGCACATGCTCGAGGTGTCGCCCTCGCTGACCACCGCGAAGCCGACGCTGGAGGTCCACCCGCTCGGCATCGGCGGCAAGGACGACCCGGTGCGTCTGGTCTTCACGGCAGACCCCGGGCCTGCGGTGGTCGTGGCTCTGAGCGACATGCGCGACCGATTCCGTCTGACGGCCAACGTCGTCGAGAACGTCCCGCCGCGGGCGTCGTTGCCGAAGCTGCCGGTGGGGCGTGCGGTGTGGAAGCCGCAGCCCGACTTCAACACCAGCGCTGCCGCATGGCTGACCGCGGGGGCCGCACACCACACCGTCATGTCGACCGCGGTGGGGATCGAGGCGTTCCGCGACTTCGCCGAGATGGCGGAGGTCGAGCTGCTCGTGATCGACGACAGCACGACACTGCCGGAGTTCCAGAAGCAGGTGCGCTGGAACCAGGCCTACTACCGCCTCGCCCAGGGACTGTGA
- a CDS encoding xylulokinase: MSGTDDIRDGRTSLGIELGSTRIKACLIGSDATEVLATGSFAWENRLEGGLWTYDLDEVWQGLQAAYAELAADAEAQHGVRPETFGAIGISAMMHGYLAFDQSGELLVPFRTWRNTNTGAASAELGDLFGVNIPLRWSIAHLHQAVLDSEPHIGQIAAVNTLAGHVHHRLTGERVLGVGDASGMFPIDSTTRDYDERMLRAYDAQAGDRLPLPLADLLPTVLPAGAAAGELTAAGAALLDPTGALRPGIPLCPPEGDAGTGMVATNSVAPRTGNVSAGTSIFAMVVLEHPLAEVHHELDLVTTPAGDAVAMVHCNNGASELAAWAGLFTRFAVAAGQPLSDDAVFDALFREALEGEADAGGLIAYNHLAGEPIAGLTEGRPLFVRTPDSAFTLANFMRAQLYGVFGTLALGMHVLAAEGVHLDRMFAHGGMFRTAGVAQRFLAGALDAPVVVGELAAEGGAWGIAVLASYLSHAEELSLGDYLARHVFAAASLATVDPDPADVAGFASYLDRYRAGLAIEAAAVTSL; this comes from the coding sequence ATGAGTGGCACCGATGACATCCGCGACGGCCGGACGAGCCTGGGCATCGAGCTCGGCTCCACCCGGATCAAGGCCTGCCTGATCGGATCCGACGCCACGGAGGTGCTCGCGACCGGATCGTTCGCCTGGGAGAACCGGCTCGAGGGCGGCCTCTGGACCTACGATCTCGACGAGGTGTGGCAGGGCCTGCAAGCGGCATACGCCGAGCTCGCCGCGGATGCCGAGGCGCAGCACGGCGTGCGTCCGGAGACCTTCGGCGCCATCGGGATCTCGGCCATGATGCACGGGTACCTCGCCTTCGACCAGAGCGGCGAGCTGCTGGTCCCGTTCCGCACGTGGCGCAACACGAACACCGGCGCCGCATCCGCCGAGCTGGGCGATCTCTTCGGCGTCAACATCCCGCTGCGCTGGTCGATCGCCCACCTGCATCAGGCCGTCCTCGACTCCGAACCGCACATCGGGCAGATCGCCGCAGTGAACACGCTCGCCGGCCACGTGCACCACCGGCTCACCGGCGAACGAGTCCTCGGCGTCGGCGACGCCTCGGGCATGTTCCCCATCGATTCGACGACACGGGACTACGACGAGCGGATGCTGCGGGCCTACGACGCGCAGGCCGGGGACCGGCTGCCGCTCCCTCTCGCGGACCTTCTTCCCACCGTGCTCCCTGCCGGAGCCGCGGCGGGCGAACTGACCGCCGCGGGGGCCGCACTGCTCGATCCGACGGGTGCGCTGCGACCCGGCATCCCTCTCTGCCCGCCCGAGGGCGACGCGGGAACCGGAATGGTGGCGACGAACTCGGTAGCCCCGCGTACGGGGAACGTCAGCGCCGGGACGAGCATCTTCGCGATGGTCGTCCTGGAGCATCCGCTCGCCGAGGTGCACCACGAACTCGATCTCGTGACCACGCCGGCGGGTGATGCCGTCGCCATGGTGCACTGCAACAACGGCGCGAGCGAACTCGCCGCCTGGGCGGGACTGTTCACCCGTTTCGCCGTCGCGGCCGGTCAGCCGCTGAGCGACGATGCCGTGTTCGACGCGCTCTTCCGTGAAGCGCTCGAGGGCGAAGCGGATGCCGGGGGCCTGATCGCCTACAACCACCTCGCCGGGGAGCCGATCGCGGGCCTCACCGAAGGGCGTCCGCTGTTCGTGCGGACACCGGACAGCGCCTTCACGCTCGCGAACTTCATGCGCGCGCAGCTCTACGGCGTCTTCGGCACCCTCGCCCTGGGTATGCACGTGCTGGCGGCGGAGGGCGTGCACCTCGACCGGATGTTCGCGCACGGGGGGATGTTCCGCACGGCCGGCGTCGCGCAACGATTCCTCGCCGGAGCGCTCGACGCTCCCGTCGTCGTGGGCGAGCTGGCTGCAGAGGGCGGGGCGTGGGGGATCGCGGTGCTCGCGTCCTACCTTTCCCACGCCGAGGAGCTCTCGCTGGGCGACTACCTCGCGCGGCACGTCTTCGCCGCGGCATCGCTCGCCACCGTCGATCCGGATCCGGCCGACGTCGCCGGGTTCGCGTCCTACCTCGACCGCTACCGGGCGGGCCTCGCCATCGAGGCCGCCGCCGTCACATCCCTCTGA
- a CDS encoding L-ribulose-5-phosphate 4-epimerase → MSNEAPTFSPAVEEAIAAVRADVARLHGELVRYGLVVWTGGNVSGRVPGADLFVIKPSGVSYDELTPENMILCDLDGGVIPGTPGSDRSPSSDTAAHAYVYRNMPDVGGVVHTHSTYAVAWAARGEEIPCVITAMADEFGGPIPVGPFAIIGDDSIGRGIVETLSGHRSRAVLMQNHGPFTIGADAKDAVKAAVMVEDVARTVHLAREAGPLIPIPQQAIDSLYDRYQNVYGQSQDARR, encoded by the coding sequence GTGAGCAACGAAGCCCCCACCTTCAGCCCCGCCGTCGAAGAAGCCATCGCCGCTGTCCGCGCCGACGTCGCCCGCCTGCACGGCGAGCTGGTCCGCTACGGCCTGGTGGTCTGGACCGGCGGCAACGTCTCCGGACGAGTCCCGGGTGCAGATCTGTTCGTGATCAAGCCGTCGGGTGTCTCGTACGACGAGTTGACCCCGGAGAACATGATCCTCTGCGACCTCGACGGCGGCGTCATCCCGGGCACTCCGGGCAGTGATCGTTCCCCGTCGAGCGACACCGCCGCGCATGCCTACGTCTACCGCAACATGCCCGATGTCGGCGGTGTCGTGCACACGCACTCGACCTACGCCGTCGCCTGGGCCGCCCGTGGTGAGGAGATCCCGTGCGTGATCACGGCCATGGCGGATGAGTTCGGGGGTCCGATTCCGGTCGGTCCGTTCGCGATCATCGGCGACGACTCCATCGGGCGAGGGATCGTCGAAACGCTCAGCGGGCACCGCTCCCGGGCGGTCCTCATGCAGAATCACGGGCCGTTCACGATCGGAGCCGACGCGAAGGATGCCGTCAAAGCCGCGGTCATGGTCGAAGACGTCGCCCGCACCGTGCACCTCGCCCGGGAAGCCGGTCCGCTCATCCCGATTCCGCAGCAGGCGATCGACAGCCTGTACGACCGATATCAGAACGTGTACGGCCAGAGTCAGGACGCGCGGCGATGA
- a CDS encoding LacI family DNA-binding transcriptional regulator, whose translation MSESRSTPDRTVGVRDVAALAGVSRQTVSRVLNDHPDVAAATQQRVRSAMAELGYRMNNAARALGTRRSRTLGVLASDALQYGPSRSIAALEAAARGSGYWVSAAFADAGDAEAVVSAVDHLIAQGVEGIVVVAPHARTLHALDALRIGVPVVTLHSAGQGARGLSVDQAAGARLAVAALADAGHTRIAHLAGPPDWLEAESRAEGFAAELAARGLPAGPVIVGDWSAGSGYAAASDIRTAGVTAVFAANDQMALGLLGGLQEAGLSVPADLSVVGFDDIPDAAYYWPKLTTVRQDFDELARRAIDAVVGGVAPAGSGPTVPGSAASALAPVAPVLISRASVAPPR comes from the coding sequence GTGAGTGAGTCGCGCAGCACCCCGGACCGCACCGTCGGCGTACGAGACGTCGCGGCGCTCGCCGGAGTGTCGCGCCAGACGGTGTCGAGAGTGCTCAACGACCACCCGGACGTCGCCGCCGCGACTCAACAGCGCGTGCGGTCGGCGATGGCGGAACTCGGCTATCGGATGAACAACGCCGCCCGGGCACTCGGTACGCGCAGATCCCGGACGCTCGGCGTGCTGGCCTCCGACGCCTTGCAGTACGGGCCCTCGCGCAGCATCGCGGCGCTCGAGGCCGCGGCCCGAGGGTCGGGCTACTGGGTCAGCGCGGCATTCGCCGACGCGGGGGATGCCGAGGCGGTCGTCTCGGCCGTCGACCACCTCATCGCGCAGGGGGTGGAGGGAATCGTCGTCGTCGCTCCGCATGCCCGCACCCTCCACGCGTTGGACGCGCTGCGGATCGGGGTTCCGGTGGTGACGCTGCACTCGGCGGGACAGGGAGCACGGGGGCTTTCGGTCGATCAGGCCGCGGGTGCCCGGCTGGCGGTCGCCGCACTCGCGGATGCCGGGCACACCCGCATCGCGCACCTCGCCGGCCCGCCGGACTGGCTCGAGGCGGAGTCCCGCGCCGAGGGCTTCGCCGCCGAGCTCGCTGCGCGGGGGCTCCCGGCGGGGCCCGTCATCGTCGGCGACTGGTCGGCCGGTTCGGGCTACGCCGCGGCATCCGACATCCGCACTGCCGGGGTGACCGCGGTGTTCGCCGCGAACGACCAGATGGCGCTGGGGCTGCTGGGCGGGCTCCAGGAGGCCGGCCTCTCGGTGCCGGCGGACCTCAGTGTCGTGGGCTTCGACGACATCCCGGACGCCGCCTACTACTGGCCGAAGCTCACCACCGTGCGACAGGACTTCGACGAGCTCGCACGCCGGGCGATCGACGCGGTCGTGGGTGGGGTCGCCCCCGCCGGGTCCGGCCCCACAGTCCCGGGCTCCGCGGCATCCGCTCTGGCGCCGGTCGCACCGGTGCTGATCTCGCGCGCCTCGGTCGCCCCGCCCCGCTAA
- a CDS encoding NAD(P)-dependent oxidoreductase: MRIALTGSSGKLGRVVARELRSNGHDVIGMDISGTRGPGFVQVDLTDYGQVIDAFTAVGDQHDGVDAVVHLGAVPAPGIRTDVATFHNNMPATFNVFWAAVRLGIRRVVYASSETVLGLPFDVPPPYVPVDEDYPARPESVYSLVKTLEEQLATELVRWHPDLSITALRFSNVMNPEDYAEFPSFDADAQRRKWNLWGYIDARDGAQAVQRALEVAAPGFDRFIIAAADTVMSRPNAELLAEVFPDVPVRREFGPNETLLSIDKARRILGFDPQHSWRD, from the coding sequence ATGCGCATCGCTCTCACCGGATCATCGGGCAAGCTCGGCCGCGTCGTCGCTCGCGAACTGCGGTCGAACGGCCACGACGTCATCGGCATGGACATCTCGGGCACCCGCGGGCCGGGTTTCGTCCAGGTCGATCTGACCGACTACGGCCAGGTCATCGACGCCTTCACGGCCGTCGGAGACCAGCATGACGGCGTCGACGCGGTCGTGCATCTCGGTGCGGTGCCGGCCCCCGGCATCCGGACCGACGTGGCCACCTTCCACAACAACATGCCCGCGACGTTCAACGTGTTCTGGGCGGCCGTGCGGCTCGGCATCCGTCGCGTCGTCTACGCGTCCAGCGAGACGGTGCTGGGCCTCCCGTTCGACGTGCCGCCGCCGTACGTCCCGGTCGACGAGGACTACCCCGCGCGCCCCGAATCGGTGTACTCGCTGGTGAAGACGCTCGAGGAGCAGCTGGCCACCGAGCTCGTCCGCTGGCATCCGGACCTGTCGATCACGGCCCTGCGATTCTCGAACGTGATGAACCCGGAGGACTACGCCGAGTTCCCCTCCTTCGACGCGGATGCTCAGCGGCGCAAGTGGAACCTGTGGGGGTACATCGACGCCCGCGACGGCGCCCAGGCCGTGCAGCGTGCGCTCGAGGTGGCCGCCCCCGGGTTCGATCGGTTCATCATCGCGGCCGCCGACACGGTCATGTCACGTCCCAACGCCGAGCTGCTCGCCGAGGTCTTCCCCGACGTGCCCGTGCGGCGGGAGTTCGGTCCGAACGAGACGCTGCTGTCGATCGACAAGGCGCGGCGGATCCTCGGTTTCGACCCGCAGCACTCCTGGCGGGACTAG